One genomic segment of Clostridium saccharoperbutylacetonicum N1-4(HMT) includes these proteins:
- the aepY gene encoding phosphonopyruvate decarboxylase, which yields MIDVNEFYNELLENEMDFFAGVPDSLLKSFCAYIKDNISNEKNIIAANEGNAVALASGYYLATRKIGVVYMQNSGLGNALNPLASLADELVYSIPMLLIIGWRGEPNKKDEPQHKKQGLITTQTLDILGIQYKVLDEATSNNEMKFELKKAYIYMKEKNKPYALVVKKDTFNEYKLKNKNVYNFEMTREEAIETLVNEINDDSVIISTTGMASRELFEIREKKSHDHSKDFLTVGSMGHASQIGLAIALNKKDKVVYCIDGDGALLMHLGGLAIIGNQKPNNFRHILINNGAHDSVGGQETVGFDVEISKIAEACGFKNCYSCDSKLKLKELLEKAKDLEGPLFIEIKVKKGARKDLGRPTTTPIENKNAFMKFLDL from the coding sequence ATGATTGATGTTAATGAGTTTTATAATGAGTTATTAGAAAATGAAATGGATTTTTTTGCGGGGGTGCCTGATTCTTTATTGAAATCTTTTTGTGCATATATTAAGGATAATATTAGTAATGAAAAGAATATTATTGCTGCAAATGAGGGTAACGCAGTGGCTTTAGCAAGTGGATATTATTTAGCAACAAGGAAAATTGGAGTAGTATATATGCAAAACTCTGGGCTCGGAAATGCATTAAACCCACTTGCTTCTCTTGCGGATGAACTAGTTTATAGTATACCAATGTTATTAATAATAGGCTGGAGGGGAGAACCGAACAAAAAAGATGAACCTCAGCATAAAAAGCAAGGTTTAATTACAACTCAGACATTAGATATATTAGGAATACAATATAAGGTTTTAGATGAAGCTACTAGTAATAATGAAATGAAATTTGAATTAAAGAAAGCATATATATATATGAAGGAAAAAAATAAACCCTACGCTTTGGTTGTGAAGAAAGATACATTTAATGAATATAAACTTAAGAATAAAAATGTCTATAATTTTGAAATGACCAGAGAAGAGGCAATAGAAACATTAGTAAACGAGATTAATGATGATTCAGTTATTATTTCTACAACAGGAATGGCATCTAGGGAACTCTTTGAAATAAGAGAAAAAAAGAGCCATGATCATAGTAAAGATTTTTTAACAGTAGGATCTATGGGCCATGCATCTCAAATTGGGTTGGCAATTGCATTAAATAAGAAAGACAAGGTTGTGTATTGTATTGATGGTGATGGAGCTTTGCTAATGCATCTTGGTGGGTTGGCTATAATAGGAAATCAGAAACCAAATAATTTTAGACATATTTTAATTAATAATGGTGCTCATGATTCTGTTGGGGGTCAAGAAACTGTCGGGTTTGACGTTGAGATAAGTAAAATAGCAGAAGCTTGTGGGTTTAAAAATTGTTATTCGTGCGATTCAAAATTAAAATTGAAAGAGTTATTGGAGAAAGCAAAAGATCTTGAAGGGCCTCTATTTATAGAAATAAAGGTAAAAAAAGGTGCAAGAAAAGATTTAGGAAGACCTACAACGACACCAATTGAAAATAAAAATGCATTCATGAAGTTTTTAGATTTATAA
- a CDS encoding ABC-2 transporter permease — protein MRDAISYLKLDLRLSKRTLLLMVPILGIVLYLFFERKMYYYGKGYFLLIQMVFVNTPFIAQGNENIEKLHYIFPAKISKMVLGRFLYLLLWFICIFSVEIMLMIYMFSINQIDNNEIIIMFLSEITVLIFLFIQYPLSYKIGFDGKKTILNIIGIVPAVLVIMLPEFIKKELGYLLEVILNNEIILSVCSIFIIMIIGYCSYLVSYKICMKKEV, from the coding sequence ATGAGAGATGCTATTAGTTACCTAAAACTTGATTTAAGGTTGAGCAAAAGAACTTTGTTATTGATGGTGCCGATATTAGGAATAGTATTGTATTTATTTTTTGAAAGAAAAATGTATTATTATGGAAAAGGCTATTTTCTTCTAATACAAATGGTTTTTGTAAATACGCCATTTATTGCACAAGGAAATGAAAATATAGAGAAGTTACATTATATTTTTCCAGCTAAGATATCTAAAATGGTTTTAGGAAGATTTCTTTACTTGCTCTTGTGGTTTATATGCATATTTTCTGTTGAAATTATGTTAATGATATATATGTTTAGTATAAATCAAATTGATAATAATGAAATTATAATAATGTTTTTATCTGAAATAACAGTATTAATATTTTTATTTATTCAATACCCATTAAGTTATAAGATTGGCTTTGATGGAAAAAAGACAATACTAAATATTATAGGAATTGTACCAGCTGTATTAGTAATAATGCTACCAGAATTTATTAAAAAAGAATTAGGATATTTATTAGAGGTTATTTTAAATAATGAAATTATTTTATCAGTTTGTAGCATTTTCATTATAATGATTATTGGATATTGTTCATATTTGGTATCATATAAAATTTGTATGAAAAAAGAAGTATAA
- a CDS encoding GntR family transcriptional regulator, with the protein MKILLSNKSDLPIYEQIKSQIKEQILTGSIAENEFLPSIRQLAKDLGISVITTTRAYSDLESEGFIATLRGKGSYVLPKDAEMVKEQYLKKIEEAFTIAMENGKAANISNDELMLILKTLMNE; encoded by the coding sequence TTGAAAATATTACTTTCAAATAAATCCGATTTGCCTATTTATGAACAAATTAAATCACAAATAAAAGAGCAGATTTTAACGGGTTCTATTGCAGAAAATGAATTCTTACCATCAATAAGACAGCTAGCAAAGGATTTGGGAATTAGTGTTATCACAACGACAAGAGCTTATTCTGATCTTGAAAGTGAAGGATTTATAGCAACCCTTAGGGGAAAAGGAAGTTATGTGCTTCCGAAAGATGCAGAAATGGTAAAAGAACAGTATTTAAAAAAAATTGAAGAGGCATTTACAATCGCAATGGAAAATGGAAAGGCAGCAAATATATCAAATGATGAATTAATGCTTATTTTAAAAACTCTTATGAATGAATAA
- a CDS encoding ABC-2 transporter permease: MREAVNCFKFDMRIMKAKMQYIYLILIPIFTFIMMKYIDIGLAAFMFFVILYIGIPFANENGDKLENIYSLLPNKYSSIVWGRFMYLILTLVITICILGGTSLYCFNFNSPELLFVTELIIVVNISIILMCISYPLYYEAQKSKRDVIKTALLIIASLAILSFIIFIPIEMKEAGLRYSNQLNSIGNLIINNKKSFIVLELLSIGFICYLSYKVSCWIFYRKEV, encoded by the coding sequence ATGAGGGAAGCCGTAAATTGTTTTAAATTTGATATGAGGATTATGAAAGCAAAAATGCAATATATCTATTTAATTCTAATTCCAATCTTTACATTTATAATGATGAAATATATTGATATTGGATTAGCAGCATTTATGTTTTTTGTAATTTTGTATATAGGAATACCTTTTGCAAATGAAAATGGAGATAAATTAGAGAATATTTATAGTTTACTGCCAAATAAATACTCCAGTATAGTTTGGGGAAGATTTATGTATCTAATTTTAACTTTAGTAATAACAATTTGTATATTGGGAGGAACAAGTCTGTATTGTTTTAATTTCAATTCACCAGAGCTATTATTTGTAACAGAATTAATAATAGTAGTAAATATCTCTATAATTCTTATGTGTATAAGTTATCCTCTATATTATGAAGCTCAAAAATCTAAAAGAGATGTAATTAAAACTGCCCTACTTATAATTGCTTCATTGGCAATACTATCATTTATAATATTTATTCCAATAGAAATGAAAGAGGCGGGATTGAGATATTCAAATCAATTAAATAGTATAGGAAACTTAATTATAAATAATAAAAAAAGTTTTATTGTTTTGGAATTATTAAGTATAGGATTTATATGTTACTTATCGTATAAAGTTTCATGTTGGATTTTTTATAGAAAAGAGGTTTAG
- the aepX gene encoding phosphoenolpyruvate mutase, producing MKTVYVAMSADIIHQGHLNVLNEARKFGDVIVGLHTDDVIRGYWRNPIMKYEERKEVVSNIKGVVSVIPQDSLDQVPNIREIKPDYVLHGDDWKEGVQKVLRDKVIEAIGEWGGKLVEVPYTQGVSISKLDEELAQIGITPQMRMKSLKELIYSKKPVRILEAHNGLTGLIVEKTKVEKEGRIKEFDGMWISSLCDSTAKGKPDIELVDLTSRLNTINDILEVTTKPIIVDGDTGGQIEHFVYTVKTLERLGVSAIIIEDKTGLKKNSLFGTAVVQTQDTIEHFSDKIRAGREARVTSDFMIISRIESLIAGAGMEDAIERAKAYIEAGTDGIMIHSKEKNGEEIIKFCRRYNGFENKVPLVVVPTSYNFMKEDELIELGVSVVIYANHLIRSAYPAMVNTAKSILENGRSKEASINCMPIKEILTLIPGGM from the coding sequence ATGAAAACAGTTTATGTAGCTATGAGTGCAGATATTATTCATCAAGGACATTTAAATGTATTAAATGAAGCAAGAAAATTTGGAGATGTAATAGTTGGATTGCATACTGATGATGTAATAAGAGGATATTGGAGAAATCCTATAATGAAATATGAAGAGAGAAAAGAAGTTGTAAGCAATATCAAAGGGGTTGTATCAGTAATTCCTCAAGATAGTTTAGATCAAGTGCCTAATATTAGAGAAATTAAACCTGATTATGTTCTGCATGGTGATGATTGGAAAGAAGGAGTACAAAAAGTACTTAGAGATAAAGTAATTGAAGCAATAGGTGAATGGGGAGGAAAACTTGTTGAGGTTCCATATACCCAAGGAGTTTCTATTTCAAAATTAGATGAAGAATTGGCGCAGATAGGAATAACACCTCAGATGAGAATGAAAAGTCTTAAGGAACTAATTTATTCCAAAAAACCAGTTAGGATACTTGAAGCTCATAATGGGTTGACAGGACTTATCGTAGAAAAAACAAAGGTTGAAAAAGAAGGTAGAATAAAAGAGTTTGATGGTATGTGGATAAGTTCTTTATGTGATTCAACTGCCAAGGGTAAGCCAGATATTGAATTAGTAGATTTAACTTCAAGATTAAATACAATTAATGATATTTTGGAAGTCACTACAAAACCTATAATAGTTGACGGAGATACAGGTGGACAAATTGAACATTTTGTTTATACTGTTAAAACCTTAGAAAGATTAGGTGTATCAGCTATTATTATTGAAGATAAAACTGGACTTAAGAAAAATTCATTATTTGGTACAGCTGTTGTTCAAACACAGGATACCATAGAACATTTTTCAGATAAGATCAGAGCTGGAAGAGAAGCTCGGGTTACTAGTGATTTTATGATAATTTCAAGAATTGAAAGTTTGATTGCAGGAGCTGGAATGGAAGATGCTATTGAAAGGGCAAAAGCTTATATTGAGGCAGGAACAGATGGAATTATGATCCATAGTAAAGAAAAAAATGGTGAAGAGATAATAAAATTTTGTAGAAGATATAATGGGTTTGAAAATAAAGTTCCATTAGTAGTAGTTCCTACTTCATATAATTTTATGAAAGAAGATGAATTAATTGAATTAGGAGTTAGTGTTGTTATATATGCAAATCATTTAATCCGAAGTGCTTATCCAGCAATGGTAAATACGGCAAAGAGTATTTTGGAAAATGGAAGGTCAAAAGAAGCATCAATTAATTGTATGCCGATAAAAGAAATATTGACTTTAATTCCAGGAGGAATGTAG
- a CDS encoding 2-aminoethylphosphonate aminotransferase, translating to MDIKRNILLNPGPATTTDTVKFSQVVPDICPREKEFGDVMEFVSKELTNFVGSNDTYTTILFGGSGTAAVEAIISSVVDDGKVLIINNGAYGKRICEMADIYNLNYIEFECSPIEEINLDELEDIIKMHNSDDNSGVGISHLAVIHHETTTGILNDIGLIGELCKKYNIDMIVDAMSSFAGIPINMDEMNITYLASSSNKCIQGMAGISFVIANKEALIKTKNIKPRNLYLNLYKQYIYFKDNYQMRFTPPVQVLYGLRQAIIEAKEETINARYERYKECCKVLWTGLDKLKLRKLVSEKASSMLLTSIIEPQICRYNFNEMHDFLYNRGFTIYPGKIASKNTFRIANIGQIYPENMLKFIELLEEYFTQLQVSYEE from the coding sequence ATGGACATTAAGAGAAATATATTATTAAATCCAGGACCTGCAACTACTACTGATACAGTAAAATTTTCTCAGGTTGTACCAGATATATGTCCAAGAGAAAAAGAATTTGGTGATGTAATGGAATTTGTGTCAAAAGAACTTACTAACTTTGTTGGTTCTAATGATACTTATACAACAATACTGTTTGGAGGATCTGGAACAGCTGCTGTTGAGGCGATTATAAGTTCAGTAGTGGATGATGGAAAAGTTTTGATAATTAATAATGGTGCTTATGGTAAAAGAATTTGTGAAATGGCTGATATATATAATTTAAATTATATAGAATTTGAATGTTCACCTATAGAAGAAATTAATTTGGATGAGTTAGAAGATATAATAAAAATGCATAATTCAGATGATAATAGTGGAGTTGGTATAAGCCATCTGGCAGTAATTCACCATGAAACCACAACAGGCATATTAAATGATATAGGGTTAATAGGTGAGCTTTGTAAAAAATATAATATTGATATGATTGTTGATGCTATGAGTTCATTTGCTGGAATTCCAATAAACATGGATGAAATGAATATAACATACCTAGCTTCAAGCTCAAATAAGTGTATACAAGGAATGGCGGGAATAAGCTTTGTTATAGCAAATAAAGAAGCATTAATTAAAACAAAAAATATTAAGCCAAGAAATCTCTATTTAAATCTCTATAAACAATATATTTATTTTAAGGATAATTATCAAATGAGATTTACACCGCCAGTACAAGTGCTTTATGGATTAAGACAAGCTATAATTGAGGCTAAAGAGGAGACTATTAATGCAAGGTACGAAAGATACAAAGAATGTTGTAAAGTTTTATGGACTGGCTTAGATAAATTAAAATTAAGAAAGTTAGTGAGTGAAAAAGCCTCTTCTATGCTCCTAACATCAATAATAGAGCCACAAATATGTAGGTATAATTTTAATGAAATGCACGATTTCTTATATAATAGAGGCTTTACAATATATCCTGGAAAGATAGCATCAAAAAATACTTTTAGAATAGCCAATATAGGACAAATATACCCAGAAAATATGCTTAAGTTTATAGAATTATTAGAGGAATATTTCACTCAGTTGCAAGTAAGTTATGAAGAGTAA
- a CDS encoding ABC transporter ATP-binding protein, with translation MNALEIKNLNKNLKGFYIKNINLELPKGYILGYIGQNGAGKTTTIKLIMNHLKRNSGEIRVFGKEYDEDEAGYKDMIGFIGDDCYFPICFTLKDIINTLKDFYSSFDEGKFDQYAKKWGLPYKKKIKEFSKGMKAKLAFATVLSRETKLLLLDESTSGLDPVVRSEVLEILQDYISDGEKSVIFSTHIMSDLEKITDYLYFINDGEKVFFDTTENILENHLLVKGGTGELSEDVKEKLIGYKLSNISFTGLIHSEDKNYLDENLLFEKPSMEEIMVFYINGTRGK, from the coding sequence ATGAATGCGCTTGAAATAAAAAATTTAAATAAGAATCTTAAGGGATTTTATATTAAAAATATAAATTTAGAATTACCTAAAGGATATATTCTTGGGTATATAGGACAAAATGGAGCAGGGAAAACTACTACAATAAAACTTATAATGAATCACTTAAAGAGAAATAGTGGAGAAATAAGAGTATTTGGTAAAGAATATGATGAGGATGAGGCAGGATATAAAGATATGATAGGTTTTATTGGAGATGACTGCTATTTTCCAATATGTTTTACACTTAAAGATATTATTAACACATTAAAAGATTTCTACTCTTCGTTTGACGAAGGTAAGTTTGACCAATATGCAAAAAAATGGGGGTTGCCTTATAAGAAAAAGATAAAGGAATTTTCTAAGGGAATGAAAGCAAAATTGGCTTTTGCAACTGTTTTATCAAGGGAAACAAAACTACTTTTATTAGATGAGTCAACTAGTGGTCTTGATCCAGTAGTTAGAAGTGAAGTTTTAGAGATATTACAAGACTATATATCAGATGGAGAGAAAAGTGTTATATTTTCCACTCATATTATGAGTGATTTAGAAAAGATTACAGATTATCTTTATTTTATTAATGATGGAGAAAAAGTATTTTTTGACACAACAGAAAACATCTTAGAAAATCATCTGTTAGTTAAAGGTGGAACAGGAGAGTTAAGTGAAGATGTGAAAGAAAAGTTAATTGGTTATAAATTGTCAAATATAAGTTTTACAGGATTGATTCATTCAGAAGACAAAAATTATTTAGATGAAAATTTATTGTTTGAGAAGCCTTCTATGGAGGAAATTATGGTTTTTTATATTAATGGGACAAGGGGAAAATAA
- a CDS encoding metal ABC transporter permease, whose product MFELGFMQNAFIAGFLVSILCPFIGLFIVLKRYSMIGDTLSHSSFAGVAIGLLTGTNPLITAFAFTSACAIIIEFLRTYYKKYSELVMSIVLTLSLGIAIILISSGKASAKVDSFLFGSILTVTESDIMLISIVGGICFITLLFLYNKLIYVTFDENGAKTAGINVKLINYIFTLLVGATISLSIRVMGILVVSSIIVVPVATAMQLKKGFTKTLIFAIVFGFLDVMIGLVLSYFVNSAPGGTIAITSVTMLILTLIIKKFTASNM is encoded by the coding sequence ATGTTTGAATTAGGTTTTATGCAAAATGCATTTATTGCAGGTTTTCTTGTTTCTATTCTTTGTCCATTTATAGGACTGTTTATTGTTCTTAAGCGTTATTCAATGATTGGAGATACTTTATCCCATTCTTCCTTTGCAGGTGTAGCAATTGGGTTGCTTACAGGCACAAATCCACTTATAACAGCTTTTGCATTTACTAGTGCCTGCGCAATAATTATAGAATTTTTAAGAACTTATTATAAAAAATATAGTGAGCTAGTAATGTCTATTGTTTTAACATTAAGTTTAGGTATTGCAATCATCTTAATAAGTAGTGGAAAAGCTTCTGCAAAAGTAGATTCATTCTTATTTGGTAGTATTCTAACTGTAACAGAGTCAGATATTATGTTAATTTCAATTGTCGGTGGTATTTGCTTTATAACGCTTCTATTTCTCTATAACAAATTAATATATGTAACCTTTGATGAAAATGGTGCAAAAACAGCAGGTATAAATGTTAAATTAATTAATTACATCTTCACCTTACTTGTCGGTGCTACAATTTCACTTTCTATAAGAGTTATGGGAATACTTGTAGTTTCTTCGATTATAGTTGTTCCTGTAGCAACAGCTATGCAATTAAAAAAAGGTTTTACAAAAACATTAATTTTTGCAATTGTCTTTGGTTTTTTAGATGTAATGATTGGACTAGTTCTTTCTTATTTTGTAAACAGTGCTCCTGGTGGTACAATTGCTATAACTTCAGTAACAATGCTTATACTAACTTTAATAATAAAAAAATTCACAGCTAGTAACATGTAA
- a CDS encoding cation:dicarboxylate symporter family transporter, producing the protein MENTFFSKFIMITSFMPLVFIAVLIGLIFIIYKLEKAGLNFSKRMLISTAAGLILGVVIQFIAGFPKSSGDVKWIGEVIKWYGLVGNGFMDLLKMLVVPLVFISMLRVIITMDAQKSLGKITFRSISVLLGTTAISSIIAIIVGNLFKLGVGVEAVQSKAEMKEIVPFVDTIRGLLPSNPIKVMADANIVAVVIFAAFLGIAIRKLNKSNKDVIKPAVDIIEAFYSIMTSVARTVIRFMPYAVLPLLANTIASNGISAITNVLSFIIALYVSVSIVFIVHLIIVSLNGLNPIQYVKNVTEPLVLAFTSRSSLGTLPVTIETLNKKVGVEKGIASFAGSLGANMGMNGCAAIYPALMAITIANMSGTTMDFSFYAMLVITIIISSFGIAGLPGTAIMSVSVVISGMGMGSFFPLAGGILAIDPILDMARTALNVDGAMVSAVTVAKSFNELDKEVFNSNDKIIAEAN; encoded by the coding sequence ATGGAAAATACATTTTTTTCAAAATTTATAATGATTACAAGCTTTATGCCGCTTGTATTCATAGCAGTATTAATTGGACTAATATTTATAATATATAAACTGGAAAAGGCAGGTTTGAATTTTTCAAAGCGTATGCTTATTTCTACAGCAGCTGGATTAATTCTAGGAGTTGTTATACAATTTATAGCTGGTTTTCCAAAGAGCAGTGGAGATGTTAAATGGATAGGCGAAGTTATAAAATGGTATGGATTAGTTGGTAATGGATTCATGGATCTATTAAAAATGCTCGTAGTACCACTGGTTTTCATATCAATGTTAAGAGTTATAATAACTATGGATGCTCAGAAAAGTTTAGGAAAAATTACTTTTAGATCTATATCAGTTTTGCTAGGGACTACAGCAATATCTTCAATAATTGCAATAATAGTTGGTAATTTATTTAAACTTGGAGTAGGAGTAGAGGCAGTTCAAAGCAAAGCAGAAATGAAAGAAATAGTTCCATTTGTAGATACAATAAGAGGACTTCTTCCATCAAATCCAATAAAAGTAATGGCTGACGCTAATATAGTAGCTGTTGTTATATTTGCAGCATTTCTTGGAATAGCAATAAGAAAATTAAATAAGAGCAATAAAGATGTTATAAAACCTGCAGTAGATATAATTGAAGCATTTTATAGTATTATGACAAGTGTAGCTAGAACAGTTATAAGGTTTATGCCATATGCTGTTTTGCCATTACTTGCAAATACAATTGCATCAAATGGAATATCGGCAATAACAAATGTACTTAGCTTCATAATTGCATTATATGTGAGCGTTAGTATTGTATTTATTGTACACCTTATAATAGTTTCACTTAATGGATTAAATCCAATTCAGTATGTAAAAAATGTAACTGAACCATTAGTTTTAGCATTTACCTCAAGGTCAAGTCTTGGAACATTACCTGTTACAATAGAAACTCTAAATAAAAAAGTTGGAGTTGAGAAAGGAATTGCAAGTTTTGCAGGAAGTCTTGGAGCTAACATGGGAATGAATGGCTGTGCAGCTATATATCCTGCATTAATGGCTATAACAATTGCTAATATGTCTGGGACTACAATGGACTTCAGTTTTTATGCAATGCTAGTAATTACAATAATTATAAGTTCTTTTGGAATCGCAGGGTTGCCAGGAACAGCGATAATGTCTGTATCAGTTGTAATATCAGGTATGGGGATGGGAAGTTTCTTCCCACTTGCAGGAGGAATACTTGCAATTGATCCAATATTAGATATGGCAAGAACAGCACTTAATGTTGATGGAGCAATGGTTTCAGCAGTAACAGTTGCTAAGAGTTTCAATGAATTAGATAAAGAAGTTTTTAATTCAAATGATAAAATTATAGCTGAAGCTAATTAA
- a CDS encoding metal ABC transporter ATP-binding protein, translated as MITIKNLSFSYTKGTNLLTDINLNIPRGIYLSILGENGSCKSTLVKLILGLLKPDNGTITLGSNKISYVPQRMDNFNADFPITIKELLSCHAKTIGLKNPKCITDSLEKVNMLEFSKSLIGNLSGGQQQRIFIARALMGDPDLIILDEPSTGVDEKSQSEIYPLLQSLNKNFGKTIISVEHNTRIALKYSTHILKVENANIKLYSKEEFLNTIDDDCSFSKII; from the coding sequence TTGATTACTATAAAAAATTTAAGTTTCTCTTATACTAAAGGAACAAATTTGTTAACAGATATAAATTTAAATATTCCGAGAGGAATTTACTTATCCATACTTGGAGAAAATGGGAGTTGCAAAAGCACATTGGTAAAACTTATATTAGGACTATTGAAGCCTGATAATGGTACAATCACATTAGGCTCCAATAAAATATCCTATGTTCCACAGAGAATGGATAATTTCAATGCAGACTTTCCAATAACAATTAAAGAATTATTATCTTGTCATGCTAAGACTATTGGTCTTAAAAACCCAAAATGTATCACTGATTCTTTGGAAAAAGTTAATATGCTTGAGTTTTCTAAAAGCTTGATTGGTAATCTTTCTGGTGGACAGCAGCAAAGAATTTTTATTGCAAGAGCTCTTATGGGAGATCCAGATTTAATAATACTGGATGAGCCATCAACTGGAGTTGATGAAAAAAGTCAAAGTGAAATTTATCCTTTACTTCAAAGTTTAAATAAAAATTTTGGAAAAACTATTATTTCTGTCGAACATAATACAAGAATAGCTTTAAAATATTCAACCCACATTTTAAAGGTTGAAAATGCCAATATAAAATTATATTCTAAGGAAGAATTTTTAAATACTATAGATGACGATTGTTCTTTTTCCAAAATAATATAA
- a CDS encoding NTP transferase domain-containing protein — MGKIKTAVILAAGMGTRLQDVTNDLIPKGFIKINGKSLIERSIDKLRCLGIEKIYIVTGHLNEFYDDLAKDKNYIQTRRNRKYKATGSMTSLAILEDELKEDFLLLESDLIYEVYALIRVLNHAAADCVLLSGRTNSGDECYVEVRDDNLYKISKNKEEIERVYGELVGISKISLDLYREMIRQYKEFNSYNVDDDNDYIFENEKRSTKKYDYENAIFDAARKRKVGYLKVDNLVWGEIDDRKHLERIEKIILPKLEKNTEEQLII; from the coding sequence ATGGGAAAGATAAAAACAGCAGTAATCTTAGCAGCAGGTATGGGCACAAGATTACAAGATGTAACTAATGATTTAATACCAAAAGGTTTTATAAAGATAAATGGTAAAAGCTTAATTGAAAGATCCATTGATAAATTAAGGTGCTTAGGTATTGAAAAAATATATATTGTTACAGGTCATTTAAATGAATTTTATGATGATTTAGCAAAAGATAAAAATTATATTCAAACTAGAAGAAATAGAAAATATAAAGCAACAGGTAGTATGACTTCTCTAGCAATATTAGAAGATGAACTTAAAGAAGATTTCTTACTACTTGAAAGTGATTTAATATATGAAGTTTATGCATTAATTAGAGTTTTGAATCACGCCGCTGCTGATTGTGTATTATTGAGTGGCAGGACAAATTCTGGAGATGAATGTTATGTTGAAGTTAGGGATGATAACTTATATAAGATCTCTAAAAACAAAGAAGAAATAGAAAGGGTATATGGAGAATTAGTTGGAATTTCTAAAATATCACTAGATCTGTATAGAGAGATGATAAGGCAATATAAAGAGTTTAACTCTTATAATGTAGATGATGATAATGATTATATTTTTGAAAATGAGAAAAGATCAACAAAAAAATATGATTATGAAAATGCCATATTTGATGCTGCAAGAAAAAGAAAAGTTGGATATTTAAAAGTTGATAATTTAGTTTGGGGAGAAATCGATGATAGAAAACATCTTGAAAGAATAGAAAAAATTATATTACCTAAATTAGAAAAAAATACTGAAGAGCAATTAATAATTTAG